The window GACGGTTTTTCCGTTTAACGGATGGTCTGCTGGCACAATAAAATCATAGCTTAAATTCGTCAAATGGGAGGTAACGATCTCCTCATGATGCAAATCTTCAATTACAGCGATGGCCACATCTGATTCATATTGAAGCAGGCTGTCTATCACTTGAGCGGAGTTTCCGCTTTTTAATTCGATTTCTGTCTGTGGTGAAGACGTTTTAAAAGCAGCGAGCCAATCAGGCAGTAAAAAGTTGAGTGGTACGTAGGTAGAAGCGATGCGGAGACGCCCCTTTTTCCCATTTTGTAATAGCGTGATCTGATATTCTACTTCCTTTTCAGCCTCGAACACTTGCCGGGCATAAGGATACAGCATCTTTCCCATTTCTGTGAGCGCAATTCCTCGGCCGTTTCGTTTAAAAAGGCGAAAACCGATCTCTCGTTCAATGCTTCTAAGCTGAGCCGTCACAGCTGGCTGTGTCAAAGATAGTGCGTCTGCTGTTTGTGTGACGCTTTTAGTCTCTGCAACCTTTGCAAAAATCCGAAGGGCATGTAAATTCAACTTTGCACCACCTATCAATTATTTTAATGCTTTAATCAAAAACATTCATTAGATTTATTATAAAGCATCCCTTATCGTAAAGATAGCGAAGGGGGAAGGGAAAATGGATCATCGTCAAAAGCAAGTTGTGTCAATATCGCTCATCACAGCATTTGCACTTATTGGGGATTCAATGCTCTATATTGTTCTTCCAGTCTATTGGAAAGAGATTGGTTTATCATCTATTTGGGAGGTCGGGTTACTGCTGTCCATCAACCGATTCATTCGCATTCCGCTAGCGCCTGTCGTTTGGTGGCTCTATCGCTATATCCCAATGAAGACCGGTGTATTAATGGCGATTTTGATCGCGTCAGTGACCACGATATTATATGGGGTGAGCGGTTTTTGGCTGCTGCTGATCTGCCGCTGCGCATGGGGGCTTGCTTGGACGTTACTCCGTATGAGCGGGATGAGGGTTTTGGCTGAAATAGACGAAGGCTCACAAGGACATTTGACGGGTCTTTATAATGGGCTTTACCGGCTTGGCAGTTTATTTGGCATGTTATTTGGCGGGATTTTCGCCAGCTTGTTCGGCTTCCAGTCCATGACGCTTGTCTTTGGTTTACTCACATTGATAGGGTGCGTTTTTTATGTATCTTTGGATGAAATTGAAAAGAGAGAAGGCACGCAGATGTATCATGGCATCAAACAGAAGTGGTTTGCACGAGATGTTGTAAAAGTACTGATAACAGGCATGCTGGTCGCACTTATTATACAAGGTTTATTCGCATCCACGCTGAGTCATGTCATTGAAGCAAAGATCGATCAGGATGAATTTGCTCTATTTGGCTTTGTCATCGG is drawn from Bacillus pumilus and contains these coding sequences:
- a CDS encoding LysR family transcriptional regulator, whose protein sequence is MNLHALRIFAKVAETKSVTQTADALSLTQPAVTAQLRSIEREIGFRLFKRNGRGIALTEMGKMLYPYARQVFEAEKEVEYQITLLQNGKKGRLRIASTYVPLNFLLPDWLAAFKTSSPQTEIELKSGNSAQVIDSLLQYESDVAIAVIEDLHHEEIVTSHLTNLSYDFIVPADHPLNGKTVPLERLSLEPFLMREEGSSTRDKLFSLFTSKGIKKPTVDLQFSGVHEAIQMIKAGYGITLVPRDAVQGSLKRKEIGRVYIEGIEIVRPVVICKRANDLEKNRTVDAFLQMKDIDPFKAPAAN
- a CDS encoding MFS transporter — encoded protein: MDHRQKQVVSISLITAFALIGDSMLYIVLPVYWKEIGLSSIWEVGLLLSINRFIRIPLAPVVWWLYRYIPMKTGVLMAILIASVTTILYGVSGFWLLLICRCAWGLAWTLLRMSGMRVLAEIDEGSQGHLTGLYNGLYRLGSLFGMLFGGIFASLFGFQSMTLVFGLLTLIGCVFYVSLDEIEKREGTQMYHGIKQKWFARDVVKVLITGMLVALIIQGLFASTLSHVIEAKIDQDEFALFGFVIGASALSGVIQAIRWGWEPFVAPRTGKWFDRLVMKERMLCWMFLSFGGLSFLGVMLKVSGWFLLMLLLIQLLATIVTTFTDTLAFQKASAQTDKNRFLASYSFVQDMGAALGPLCGYTLIQFFGTNSVFWLMLIISLMLVSMWVRGGQHVSSSAV